The Pecten maximus unplaced genomic scaffold, xPecMax1.1, whole genome shotgun sequence DNA segment TATTCGCGACTAACCTCTTGACACCATCATGTGACCCAATACCACTTCGGTGGGGACTTGTTTGGCTGCTAAATGTgcaacagggaagggaaaatACAACGAACAGACCGCGGCTCAAACACGCGACTAACGAACTCTAGACAGATACACTAACCATTTGAGCTGACTGACCAGTGACCACGAGCGTTCAGCCCAGTCCATTCTGCTACAATAGGCTAGTTCTACTGCACTACTCTAACGACATAGCAACAACAACAGCTTTCGTTTTGACCGattaacagataatagttaAATTTACCGCACGTCCTCTCTGTGTCGGCGACTCTTCATCACTCATATAGTTTCCCATTTTTTGTCTGTTTGAACCGATCTTTGTTTGACACTGCTCCTTCTGACGAGGAAGTATTCACGCCACGGGTAGTTTTACTTGCCTTTGACATTGCACCATCTATcgataacaaacaaaaacgaaaCCGGAAGTAAGCATGATATTTTAGACGAAATTTTCGTATAAATTAATATTATTCAATCGTGTGTAATTTATTCGTATTTATTACTTTCAACTTCAGACCATTCCTCTTACACTAAATATTTTACATCTTTATGGTGAAAGGAAGGGCACAAACGTCCAAATCAGTGTTATTTTCGTATTTAGTGATAGCTTTGTAAAGATGGCAGCCCCCATAGAGGTTACAGGTTACGCCGGTAGGCCTACCGTGTCATAAGTCGGTATCGTCTAATCGGGACAAACTGTCAAACACGATGTATTCAACTAGTGTGCAGTTCTTACATCGCACCCTTATCAGCGGATATGCAAGTTGTCCCTTCGTTCCGCGGTTCGTATAGccatattttaatattttacaattacaACCGATCGTGTACCAGTATGGCAGCTATATGATAATGTGTGGTAACGTTGATACATGTGAAAgaacggggggggggggggggggggggggggggggacttaaATTCCTGTCGAGTGACGTACCATGACAGGAATTGAACCAGGcattgaaattatcattattacgAAACATAAACTCTGAGAAATAATAGTTAATACACACAGCAACGTTAACCTTCAAACAAAATATCGGAACGCTAGTgcaattacattgtattatggaTTTAAATGATGCCTTTCAACAATTGCACCTAAAACTTTACATCAGATTTGATATAGAAAATCTAATTCCAAaacgtttgaaaaaaaaagttttttccaaaaattatTTACTCCGTCGGACtccgatgatcgacccggtccagttccgctacactcttccgTCCTATTTTTTAAGTCTTCAaccccgaagacttcacaactcacaacccaggttgGGTAgccccttgtcaagtattcacctcacttgaaacaaggtttggtcacatgcaccaaatgtaataggagtgggaaaatgcacggccagaccggggttcgaacccgggaactccgaacactagccggatactctaccgattgagctacctggtcgccgatgatcgacccggtccagttccgctacactagCACATCCCTACACTTACAAATACATATCTGCTACCAAGAACACAGATAAATTCTCCTTCTTTCCTCACACAATtacacaatggaacctcctcccAGTAGCAGCAGTACAGTGCACCATACTAGAGGGCTTCAAGgcacacaatataccacactcAGTCCTTGAACCCCTCATAAGCAAACACTAGGTCAAATAAATTTGTTATCCTTTTAACcatactaaaacaaaaacaaaaaaactcacTCTCTCTTTTTTAATTAGCACCCCTGTGCACCCAACACTCCACATAATCGTTATTATTGACGGAGGAGAGTTATTATAAGAAGAGGAAGTATAGATAGTAATAATTAAGGctctgacatcagtaacaatTTGAtgtctgttgttttatatataattagtagtTTTTTATACCCATTCTATAATGATATTATCTATAACAGCTTTAGTAAGTCATCTGTTTTAATAATTActgattatttcatttcaacaaactttatCGTTTAGTAGCTATATAGAcaaaatggattggacaacaatGATTATATTATGTACAAACTTGATACTTTCAGGTACAATCAATGTATTCATCATGGAAGACAATTTTTTCAGTGCAAAAGAAATGCCAAACAATGGGCAGCTAGATATGCTAAATCGCACAACAGATCCGAGTCAAATAAACTCTTACCTCAAGGATTCTCACCAAAGTCACAACGATCCATTTCCACTGGACATagaacattttatatcaatataagtaCCCTAGTAAGGAAGAGACTGTTTGATATCAAAGAAAGCCATGTGAATTGTATAGTAGGATTAGCCTCACTTACAGGATATGTGACTTGGACTCTGAAGAATACAAAAGCTTACTGTAAAGCCAAAAATCAGAAATCACGTTTGATCGGCTCCAGGAACATTGACAAGTCATGTGAACAACCAGATTTTGATTGGAAGACATTTTTCCAGTTATTACGTCCAGACCTGTTGTATCTTATTTCAGCTGTTGTGGTAAGTCATTGTCAATCAGGTTCTTATCAATAAGTATTCAACACTAACGATATAATAAACCATCCTTTTCCTTTGCATTTACTGAAATGTGCATAGTATCATGTACCATAATTGGTATGTATAATACAGTGTCATGTTAATCAGATTTTTGTTGCAGTTCAGTTTTTGTGCTGTCTGCAAAAAGTAGCACAATGTGCACAAATGATACCGGATATCTACAAAAATGATAACgaacatgtacacaaatgatacctgacatgtacacaaatgattTCGGACATGAACACAAATGATACCtgacatgtacacaaatgattTCGGACATGAACACAAATGATACcggacatgtacacaaatgatacctgacatgtacacaaatgattttgaacatgtacacaaatgataccggacatgtacacaaatgataatggacatgtacacaaatgataccggacatgtacacaaatgataccggacatgtacacaaatgataccggacatgtacacaaatgattTCTGACATGTACACAAGTGATTTCtgacatgtacacaaatgatacctgacatgtacacaaatgatttcggacatgtacacaaatgataCCGGAcggacatgtacacaaatgataccggacatgtacacaaatgattTCGGACATGTACACAAGTGATTTCtgacatgtacacaaatgatttcggacatgtacacaaatgatttcggacatgtacacaaatgatttcggacatgtacacaaatgataccggacatgtacacaaatgataccggacatgtacacaaatgataccggacatgtacacaaatgataatggacatgtacacaaatgattttgaacatgtacacaaatgatttctgacatgtacacaaatgattTTGAACATGTACACAAGTGATTTCtgacatgtacacaaatgatttcggacatgtacacaaatgataccggacatgtacacaaatgatttctgacatgtacacaaatgatacctgacatgtacacaaatgatttctgacatgtacacaaatgatttcgaacatgtacacaaatgatttctgacatgtacacaaatgataccggacatgtacacaaatgataccggacatgtacacaaatgataccggacatgtacacaaatgataccggacatgtacacaaatgataccggacatgtacacaaatgataccggacatgtacacaaatgatttctgacatgtacacaaatgataccggacatgtacacaaatgatttcggacatgtacacaaatgataccggacatgtacacaaatgataatggacatgtacacaaatgataccggacatgtacacaaatgataccggacatgtacacaaatgatttcggacatgtacacaaatgatttcggacatgtacacaaatgatttcggacatgtacacaaatgatttctgacatgtacacaaatgatttcggacatgtacacaaatgataccggacatgtacacaaatgttttctgacatgtacacaaatgattTCGGACATGTACACAAGTGATTTCtgacatgtacacaaatgataccggacatgtacacaaatgataCCGGACATGTTACCAGACATGTACACAATGATACCAGACATGATACTAAGGACAAAACTGTTTCTTTTTTCCAGTGTGCTGTTGCTGCAGCTATAGTTAATATCCAGATTCCCTTGGTGCTGGGAGAGATTGTCAACATAGTGTCTTCCTTCACACAGGATGTAGCCAGGGACTTTATACATGAAGTCCGTCAGCCAGTCATCAAAATGATAGGATATTATGCAGTACAGGTAACGTTTAGAGCATTTCCTACCTCATACTTTGGAATTAGACTGTTTTTAGGTGTACTGACCCAAAATGTCGGGATG contains these protein-coding regions:
- the LOC117319942 gene encoding mitochondrial potassium channel ATP-binding subunit-like; this encodes MYSTSVQFLHRTLISGYASCPFVPRYNQCIHHGRQFFQCKRNAKQWAARYAKSHNRSESNKLLPQGFSPKSQRSISTGHRTFYINISTLVRKRLFDIKESHVNCIVGLASLTGYVTWTLKNTKAYCKAKNQKSRLIGSRNIDKSCEQPDFDWKTFFQLLRPDLLYLISAVVCAVAAAIVNIQIPLVLGEIVNIVSSFTQDVARDFIHEVRQPVIKMIGYYAVQSVLTCTYLSLLSTVGENMAARMRTCLFDSILRQDIEFFDKHKTGELVDR